In Streptomyces capitiformicae, one genomic interval encodes:
- a CDS encoding protein kinase domain-containing protein yields the protein MAQQQRSQGPSDPEATGGGMSDAPELWGNGGLVGDGRYRLTHRLGRGGMAEVFAAEDVRLGRTVAVKLLRSDLAEDPVSKARFTREAQSVAGLNHHSIVAVYDSGEDVVNGTPVPYIVMELVEGRTIRDLLINAEAPGPEQALIIVSGVLEALAYSHQHGIVHRDIKPANVIITTNGAVKVMDFGIARALHGASTTMTQTGMVMGTPQYLSPEQALGKAVDHRSDLYATGCLLYELLALRPPFVGETPLSVVYQHVQDIPVPPSEVSEGAAPPELDGLVMRSLAKEPDDRFQTAEEMRGLVQYGLQMLYDQGGHTGTWNTGPVTMHDGRHMPPGGMAGTTAMPHPGDMGTSQIPQPIIPGYGGGGGGRDDGGFEGHGNRGSGRGKLWMLAVLAVIAVAVGVAVALQNTGGDSGDRKTTPTPTASTSSKDKEASESPSEEATEETTHDSTSSGNGSNYTPEYTQSPTYSQSPTQSEPTGEPTEAEPTSAEPESPTPSEEVPETPETPGDGSGNSGGLTGEVTGGEED from the coding sequence ATGGCACAGCAGCAGCGCTCTCAGGGCCCGTCCGACCCCGAGGCGACTGGCGGCGGCATGTCAGACGCGCCGGAGTTGTGGGGCAACGGCGGGCTTGTCGGCGACGGTCGGTACCGGCTGACCCACAGACTCGGCCGGGGCGGCATGGCCGAGGTGTTCGCGGCCGAGGACGTACGTCTCGGTCGTACGGTCGCGGTCAAGCTGCTCCGTTCCGATCTGGCCGAGGACCCTGTCTCCAAGGCCCGCTTCACGCGCGAGGCCCAGTCCGTGGCCGGACTCAACCACCACTCCATCGTGGCGGTCTACGACTCCGGTGAAGATGTTGTGAACGGTACGCCGGTTCCGTACATCGTCATGGAGCTGGTCGAGGGGCGCACCATCCGCGATCTGCTGATCAACGCGGAGGCGCCGGGCCCCGAGCAGGCGCTGATCATCGTCTCGGGGGTCCTCGAGGCGCTCGCGTACTCCCACCAGCACGGCATCGTGCACCGCGACATCAAGCCGGCCAACGTCATCATCACCACCAACGGCGCGGTGAAGGTGATGGACTTCGGCATCGCGCGCGCCCTGCACGGGGCGTCCACCACGATGACGCAGACCGGCATGGTCATGGGCACGCCCCAGTACCTGTCCCCGGAGCAGGCGCTCGGCAAGGCCGTCGACCACCGCTCCGACCTGTACGCGACGGGCTGTCTGCTCTACGAACTGCTCGCGCTGCGCCCGCCGTTCGTCGGGGAGACCCCGCTGTCGGTGGTCTACCAGCACGTCCAGGACATCCCGGTGCCCCCGTCCGAGGTCTCGGAGGGGGCGGCGCCCCCGGAGCTCGACGGACTCGTCATGCGCTCCCTCGCCAAGGAGCCGGACGACCGGTTCCAGACGGCCGAGGAGATGCGCGGCCTCGTCCAGTACGGCCTGCAGATGCTGTACGACCAGGGCGGCCACACCGGCACCTGGAACACCGGGCCCGTGACCATGCACGACGGCAGGCACATGCCGCCGGGCGGCATGGCGGGAACGACGGCCATGCCGCATCCCGGGGACATGGGCACCTCGCAGATCCCGCAGCCGATCATCCCGGGCTACGGCGGCGGGGGTGGCGGCCGGGACGACGGCGGCTTCGAGGGGCACGGCAACCGGGGCAGCGGCCGCGGCAAGCTGTGGATGCTCGCCGTCCTCGCGGTGATCGCCGTCGCGGTGGGCGTCGCGGTGGCGCTGCAGAACACCGGCGGCGACAGCGGCGACAGGAAGACCACGCCGACGCCTACGGCCTCGACATCCAGCAAGGACAAGGAGGCCAGCGAGTCGCCCAGTGAGGAGGCGACCGAGGAGACGACGCACGACAGCACCAGTTCGGGCAACGGCTCGAACTACACGCCTGAGTACACCCAGTCCCCGACCTACAGTCAGTCGCCGACGCAGAGCGAGCCGACGGGGGAGCCCACCGAGGCGGAGCCGACGTCCGCCGAGCCGGAGAGCCCGACGCCATCGGAAGAGGTTCCCGAGACGCCCGAGACACCCGGCGACGGCAGCGGAAACAGCGGCGGCCTGACGGGGGAGGTCACCGGCGGCGAGGAGGACTGA